AGTTTTGGAGGGGAAGGCTATTCCATTATCGTGCGCGCCAATGGCGACAAAATCGTCGGTGCTTCCCACAAAAATGCCGTAAGCGGAATGTATAACATTTTTAATTCGCCAGACGATCCCGACCACGAGCTGGCACACAACATTCAACAAGCGCTTAAAAACCGCCGCAGCGGCACCATCCATTATCTCTCCGCCGAAAAAGGCGAACTGCATATCAGTTATGAGCCGTTAAAAATTAACGATTGGTATCTTTTCTCAGTTGTTCCAACAGCTCACTTGTCGGCCCAGTTAAATGCCTTCATCACGTTGCTGCTTATTTTATGTTTGGCCATTGCCGTAGCCGGCCTGGTCGTATGGGGATATGTGTTCCTGCAGCAAAAGAAAAATAAAGAACAGCTCTTTAACTACGCCTATGTGGATCCCGTAACCGGATTTCCAAACGCGGAAGCCAACCGTACGGCGGCAGAGCAATTACTGAAAGAAAATCCGAAGGGACATTATGCCATGGTAGCCTTGGACGTAAGCAAGTTTAAAATTTTTAATGAACAACACGGTTACGAGGTGGGCAACATTTTGCTTAAACACATTGCCCGCCTGATTAAAAATAACCTTCAGCCGCAGGAATTATGCACCCGCATATACGGCGATTATTTTGCCATGCTGCTTAAATACACCGACGAGGGCACTCTTAAAAACCGCCTGGAACTTTTAGGCGAACAAATTACCAATTTCCAAACCGAAAACCACCACGCCTATGCGGTGTTGCTGTCTTTCGGCGTCTATCCGATAGAAGACAAATCGATGCCCATTCGGGTAATGTACAACCGGGCCGCCGTAGCCAAATCCCAAATCAAAGGGCGCTATGACCAAATCGTAGCCTTCTATAAACCCGATTGGCAGCAGAAATTGGAAGAAGAAGATTTTATCGAGCGTCATATGCAGCATGCCCTAAAAAAAGGCGAAATGAAAGTGCTGTTAGAGCCTATTGTTTCCTTGGAGAACGGAAAAATCGGCGCCGCTTCCGTAACGGCAGAGTGGAAAATTGAAAAAGAGAAAAAAACATTGTACAGCCGCCAGTTTCTCCCCGTATTTCAAAAAAACGGATTCATTTACCAATTTGACCTCTTTCTCTTTGAACAGGCCTGCAAAATTTTGGCTCAATGGCAAAAAGAAAAATTGCCGCTTATTCCGCTGGTCATCAACCTAGCCAATGAACTATTTTTGGATGTCCATTTCGTACAGCACCTTACTCAAAAAACAACCGAATATGGCATCTTACCGAAATGGATTGTAATAGAACTGACAGAAACAGCCCAAACGGAGTTTCTCCCCCAATTAGAGCGGGCCGGCGCGGCACTCCGAAAAGCGGGCTTTGGATTAACCGTCCGATATAGCGGGCAAGGCGTCACATTGTCCAACATTTTCCAGCACCTGCCTGTAGAAGGAATTAAAATAGCCCCCGGTGTATGGGCGCCAAATGCAAGCGAAAAGCAGCAATTACTGGCGCGGGCGATAGTGGAAATGTGCCGCAAACTGCAGGTATTTTTGGCAGCGGAAGGCGTTCAAACCCCGCAGGAAACCGAGCATATTAAAAAACTGGGCTTTCAATTTGCGCAAGGTTCGGGGCTTTTCCCAACAGTTACGGCAGAAAAATTAGCGGAGCAATTTCCCCGCACGCAAGAAAATTCTAAATAACCCCGTTGCGCCAAATGCTTGGACTGCGGATTTTTACGTCCCGCATGTCCCCGATAGCGCGTCCGCACGAAAGATAGTTTTCAAGCTAAGCTTTTTGCAGACTGAGAAGGAAATTGGTATAATATAGTATCGATTTATGGTGGATGTAGCTCAGCTGGTTAGAGCGCCGGTCTGTGGAACCGGAGGTCGCGGGTTCAAATCTCGTCATCCACCCCAATAATTTCTGCTACAACTTTGAGATGCGCCTTGAGCGCTTTTATCGTCGTAGATTTCCAAACAGCCCTTGTTTAAGAGGGCTGTTTTTTTATCCCTTTCCGCCTCTTTGGCGTCTGTTTGAGCCAGGTGTTTGGCTTCATAAATAGCCTTAAACGGCTCTTTATACTCCACCACAATTTGATTGTCTTGCGTAAGCAAGAACTTGGCCCCTACCGCACGCAATAAGTCCGCCTTGCCGTAATTATCCGCTTCCCGGTAGCACTTTTTAAGCCCGGACAGCATAGCCAGCCCCTGCACAGCCCGCTGGGCCCCTTCGGCACTTCTCGTACAGCGGGAGAGTTCACCCTCAATACGTTCTCGTTCTTCCTGTAATTGGCGGTTTTTGGCCTGATAGGCCGCATCGGTTATTTTACGGTCCAAATACATATCCAGCAAGGCCTCTATACGGCCATTTACGCGCTCCAGTTCCTTTTGCAATATTTGCTTAGTACCTGCATTAATCTGGTTTGCCCGTAAACCTTTCTGTTTAAGCCCCTTACAAAGCACCTCTACCACTTCTTTGGGCAGTTCAATGTCTTGTATGGTATCTGCCAATTGTTCAGCCAAGCGGGCTTCCGTCAAATACCCGCTCTTTTTATGGTCTTTATTGTAATGCGCACACCGATAATACAAATACTTATGCTTGGCTTTGGCCCCCAATATATAATGCCCGCAATGTTCGCAGGTGATTAAGCGGTTAAAGGGATAATTGTGCCGTGTATCATAGCGGTGAGCCTTAGCGGCCAGGGAGTCTTGGGTTTTATCCCATACGGCTTTGCTAACAAGTGGCGTATGCGTCCCTTGGTAAATCTTTTTGCCCCACTTAAACACACCGTAATAAAAGGGAGAATGAAGCATTTTGGAGATACTTTTTAACGAGACTCGGTTCCCCCTGCTCTTGGTTCTAAGCCCTTTACCGTAAAAGATTTCTTCCAACTCTTCCAAAGAATACTTACCTGTAGAGGCATATTCAAACAGTTCCGTCACCAACGGGGCATTAACCGGGTCCGCTTCGATAATGGACTCTTTCTCTTTCGTAGTTACGTTTATATACCCCAGCGGCGCATTGCCCGGATAAATGCCCTGTTCGGCTTTTTCCACCATACCCATACGGGTTTTATAGGCAATGTCGTTAGATAACTTTTTGGAAGCCGCGACTTCCACATCCATCATAAATTCCTTATTGGAATCCAGCGTTTGGTCATTTAACAACTGGTTGGTTCGGGAAAAATGAATACTTTTGTGGTATTCACGGATTAAACGGATTACCCGTATTTTGTCGGCATCGTTACGGGTCATACGATCCACCACGTCAAATATCACGTGTTTTACGCTGTCATTACGCTTTACAAAGTCCAGCATAGCGCTAAACTCCTTGCGTTCTTTCTTGCCCCAGGCAGATTCCTGTACTTTCCACATTTTTACTATCTGCAAGTTGTTACGCTGAGCATACGAACGGGCCAATTTCTCCTGTGCGTCCAGGGAGTATCCGTCTTCCTGCTTAATGCTGGAAACACGCAAAAAGATGACGGCTTTTTCTTGAAATTGATTTTCCTTATTTAACATACTGCACTTCCTTATCTTGTAAAAGTTGTTTAATCTGATATACCTGTAATTTTTGGGGTCTGGCGTGGCCATTTAACCACCTGTTGACCGATACAAAGGATACGCCCAATTTACGGGCTAAATCCTGCTGTGTAATACGATGTTTCAATCTGTATTCTTCTAGTTGAATGATTATATTATCCATATATCTCTATATATCCCTTTATAAAACTTTATAGCAGCTAAGCTTATCATCCTATGAGAAAGATGTAAAGCCCTCATTTTGAGGGGCTCCCTGCACCTTTCTGACTACTTCTTCCAGCTCCAGGAAAGAATTAATAATACTTTCCACTTCCTCTAAACTTAAAGGACGCTGAAAATATTGCTCCAATACGGACCTGCTTTCTTCCAAATAGGCCTCGTCAAATGGTCCGAGTGAGATATTATAAGCGTCCATAACTACCCCACCCCGCTGGATATTTTCCACTCTGTACGTCTACAAATTCCGCCACATCCCAATTATTACCCAATACACAAGATGCCAAGATGGCATTTACACACTTACCCCGCGTGCTATTATAGGCCACTGCCTCATTATTCCTTTCGTTTTTATCAATACTACCTTTCATTTCCTTCAACATTTATATCACCTTAATTTCATAAGATGCACGGTTCTAAAACCGGGAACCCTTTATCGGGGTTCATATAATGGGGTAAGTGTAAACCATTTTCAATTTGTATAGCGGATTATAAAGGAAACAATTGTAGCAATTTAGTTTTTGGGGGCTTATTGGAGCGTTTCAGCCTCAAAATAAACATTTTTAGGAGTTTTTATCCATCGTTTGCAGTTACAGGCATAAAATTACCCTATTCCTTCTGTGGAAATAGGGCGAAGATATAGAGCCGATAAATGGCTTATTTTAGACCTTCACTGATAGAGCGCCTAAATGAGAGTAGCACCCCCAACTTTTCGTGCATTCTGTCCATTAAGCACACTATATAGAAGGCGGCAGCAGAGAAGTTTTGAAAATTTTCTAGAAAATTTTTGACCGGACTTTTTACTCTAAAATTCCAAAATTTATTTTTGTGATGTTATCTTCCACTCTTAGTAGTTTCCGTCCGCCACCCTTCTTTTGGGCAAGCGAAAAATAGCGGACTGGCCTCCATTAGCGGAGTTTTAACTAATAACCAAAACTTGATAACTCCTTCTAATAAAACCTAGGAATTTACCTCATTTCATATCAAGCAGTACTTTTTATTCTCTTCTATTCAAGAGAAACACCAAACTGCTTAATTGTATTTTCTGAGTTTTTATCTGAAACTGTTTTCCCCATAGCTTTTTCAATGATTATTAATATTTTTTTAGCTCTATCAATAAAGTATGTATTAAAATCATTATTTTTCAAAGCAGTATAGTTAATCAAATGAGACTCTATACGAGATTTCAACATTTCTTCTGTAAGTCCATTTACTTTTTTTAAAATTCTATCTATATACACACTGGGAGCATCCCCACCAATAGAGCGATTGGTAGCTAGCAAAATAGGAGTTTTATTGACAATAGAATTATAACGCATCTTATCAATACCCTGTTTTTTGCAATAATCTTCAGGGAAAATATGATGAATATCAGGCGCTTCAGATAAGCTATGCACAATATCCATAGTAGTGTTGTTGATAAAATCATGGCATTGCTCTTTATAAATAAGAGCCATAATCCCTTTATAAGCAGCACTTAAGCGTGTTTGCAAAGTTAATAGACGTGTAGCAGAAAAAAAGGCAGCATTAATTGTTCTAGCGGGGTTTGGCCTACCATTAACTTCTTCAATGACATCTTCTATATCATTTGCATAGCGCGTTTCATTTGCTCCACCATACATTTCACCTAAAATACCACACCAATACCAACGAGTTAAAATATTTACTATATTAGGCTCATTGCATTTGCTCCTACCTAAAAAAGCACAAATAGCAGCCAATGGAATTATCTGTGTGGTATATGGCAGATCTTTCCTCCTAAACACATATTGGTATTTTAATAAAAACTCTTTTGCTAGCTTAAAACCTTCCACAACTTGGGCTCTATTTTTACAATAAGAGTCAAAATTTAAAGCTAAGACATCTTTCTTTTTGCAACTTACTGTACCGACCTTACCTTCCTGTTTATCCTTATAACTTGTATATAACGTAACCGCTGTTAAAAAAGAGGTTTCATCGATATCATCTAAAATATCTGTTCTGAGCGGGGCTCCAATATCTTGGATACTATCACGACATTCTTTCCAATCTTTCCTTAAATCAAAACCTTCTTTCGTCTCTGGGTTAGTATAAGTAGCAAAAGTTGCTGTAACCAATTCAAATACAGTTAAAGGTACTCCCCCAGTATTTACATTTTCAAATACTTTGCATACTGCTTCTCGAGGTGTGCTTTTATCAAGAGTGATAACGGGCAGTTTATAGCTCTTGATTGTATTAACCACTGCGTTTTGGAACTTTTCAAGCAAGTCACATGCAGCTTTATCATCTTTATAAAAATCACGGTATTTAAAAATCCAATCCATCCATCTACTACTATCAAAAATAATATTAACAGGGAACATTTTATGTTGATATTCTAAATCTCTGGTTGATAAATCTAATTTTACATCTCTATCGAAATTTTCTTTGATTTTGCGATCTTTCGGAACAGATATAACAGCATCGAATCTGTCTATTTCCTCATTTAAACACCCCTCCATAGAGAAATAATAATAACGCTGTATCTCTTTATTTTTATCTGTTTTAGTTTTGACGGGTTCAGTGGAATACATGGCCTGAAAAATAGAAGTTAAACGTTGCTGGCCATCCAAAATTAAATATTCTGGTTCTACATTTTGTTCTTTTACACCAGTTATAGTTCTATACTTAAACTTAATTTCAGGATTTCCATATTGTAAACGCATAATAGCACCCATTGGATAACCTTGAGAAAGACTAGCAATAATCCCCTTAATTCGGTTATCATCCCAGGTCCAACTTCGTTGGAATTCCGGCAATTGAATTTTAGCCGTTGCTACTTCGGCTAACAGCTGGCCTAAATCTGTGTCCAATGAATGTGGTGAAATAATCATATGAAACTCCCCTTATAAAGTCTATTACCCCGCATTTTCTTCAAAATTTTCCACCTGTTGCATCACTTTTTTAAATACTTCGGGACTATATTGTGGAGGGTAACCATTTTTAATCAAACATATTTTTATTTCTAACTTCAGCTGATCTCTAACCCTTTGATTATTCAGCCAGTCTGCAAAGGAGGATTGTGTATCAATGATTTCTTTAACTTTTTTAGCCAACGCTTTGCATTTATCATTAATCACTAATCCATTTACCTTTTTATCTGTACCATATTCAAAGTTATGTTGATCCCGCAAAGAAAGCAAGATGTCATAAAAGGCTTTCTCCTCAAAAGTTAAGCCTAATTTACGGAAACTTTCTTTATTTTCTTGCATTTTACGCAAAATATCCAACGCCTGCTCCGTAGCGCTCTTAATAATATTTTCAGACGCCTGCTCTTGTGTTTCCCCGGCTTCTTCCAATGTAAGTGTTTTACGTCGTTCATGATACTCTGCAATTGTCTTTTCAAGCATTTCTTGAAAAGTTTTTGCTGCAACTTGGTTCACACGGCTATACTCCTTAATTTGTTTACGGAGCATTTTAACAAGTAATTCCAATTTGGTAGCCGGCATTTTTACATCCGATAATTTTTCAAAATACTCTGGGGAAAATAAATCTTCTTCCTCGCCACTCTCAAGGACACTTTCCACTTGATTGTATTTCAAGGCTTCTTCCACCATTTTGGCTACTATACGGTTCATCGTATCTGTATCCACATCCGATGTTCCACTCATCTTACGCACAAAACCTGCTACAGCCATAAAACATTGCGCCAAAGCATTTTCTTCTTCTCCCAAATTACCGGAAGGCTGGCACACGTCAAAAGCAGCACGCATTCTTTTAACTGTACTCAAAAAATAGGTTTTAAAAGATACTTTTTGAGCTTTCTTCTTGCCTTCTTGTTGCAATTCTTGTGTAGAAGTAAACACATATTCGGCTGCTTTTGATAATAAGGAGTATCGTTTTCCCGGTTCGCAGTCTAAACTTAAAAACGGGGTTAAATCATAGCCAGAAAACATTTTTTTAAGAATTTCCAATTCTTCTCTAAATGCTTTAGTAGCCTGTGTAACATCATCTGCTGTAGGAGCAACCGAAGAATCTCCACCATAAATTTTCATGGCTTCGCGCATATTGTCGCGGATACCAATATAATCTACGATTAAGCCATACTCCTTCCCCGGATATTTTCGGTTTACACGGCTAATTGTTTGAATTAGCAAATGTTTTTTTAAGGGCTTATCGTTATACATATAAGTCAAAGAGGGGACATCAAAACCCGTAATCCACATATCCACTACAATCACTATGCGAAAATTGGACTTATCTTGTTTGAAAGCAGTGTCTAAATTTTCGGAGCGTTTATCATTTTTTACACCGCCCAGATAATTATACATTTCCGGTTTATCATTGCTACCCACACTGGCAACCATAGCCATAAAAGGCATAGGCTTTAATTCTCTCAGTTCTTCGGCCGTGGCAGTAACACCATCCGGCACTTTTTTAGCCACAAACCACTCGGGATATTTTTCTTTAAACTTTAATAGCAAATCATATGCAATAGCCCGGCTGGAGCATACAATCATAGCTTTTTGCACTCTATCCGGGTCATTGGCACACGCAGCCACATAATGGTCATGAATGTCTACCGCCAGCCTTTCCAAGCGGGAGGGTTCCCCTAATATCACTTCCATAGAACTCATAGCCCGCTTGCTCGCTGCCACATCTTCTGCTGTTGCGCCATCATCAGCACATTTTTTATAGTAGGATTCAATTTCCTGAACTTTTTCTTTGTTTAATAATACTTTTGCAATTCTTGGATGATACTTAATAGGCACGGTTAACCCATCGGCAACAGCCTGGTCCATAGTATAACGGTCAATTTCATCCCCAAATGTTTGGTATGTTTCTGCAATGGGTGTACCGGTAAAACCAACAAAGGTAGCGTGAGGGAAAGCCTCTTTTAACACTTTGGCATAGGGCTTGGAAATAACGGCTTTCATGTTCTCATCAGCATCTTTGCTGAATTTTATTTCTCTTGAATGTTCCAGCTGGGTTCTATGTGCTTCGTCCGAAAAGCATATAATGTTTTGGCGGTCATTTATTAAGCCTATTTTATCCTCGGCCCGGTCACAAAATTTTTGAATCGTGCAAATATAAAAACCGCCGCTTTGCCGTGCTTTCAGTTCTTCCCGCAAGACATGTCTATTTTTAACAATAGAAACAGCCCCCAAGTTTAAGAATTCCGTACTTTTAGTAAATAGTCTAGCCCCTTGTTTTTGCAGGTCATCTCTATCCACAATTAAAATAATGGTTGGGGAACCAATTTCCGGCACATCTGTGCAACGCAGTGCCAACTGCCGGGCCAAAAAAGCCATTGTGTACGTTTTACCACAACCAGTAGCCCCAAAGTAGGTTCCGCCCTTTCCGCTTTTAGACACCACGGATTTTACAATGCTTCGTTTTAATAATCGGGCAGCAAAGAACTGAGGATAACGGCAAACAATTTCTTTTTCGTCTTTGTCATAAATGCTGTCTTGGAAATGGATATAGTCTCTAAAAATCTCCAAAAAGCGCACCGGGTTATACACCCCTTTAATCATAGTCTGTGTTTCAGCAAAAGGGAGGGAGGATATTTTATCCCCTTCATTAACACGCCGCCAGGCATAAAAATGCTCGTAGGGGGTGCGGACAGTACCCAAGCGGGTTTTTACCCCATCAGAAATACATGCAAGCGGGCAATAATGCAACAAATGAGGAATGTCCCGCCAATACCGGATAGTAATTTGTTCCCAGGCGTCATAAACGGTGGCCCGTTCATCAGCCGGGTTTTTAAGTTCTATCACGCACAGCGGAAGGCCATTTACAAACAAAACAAGATCTGGTCGGCGGCATTCTTTTTGGCCGTTGTTGGTATATTCCACAGCAAATTGGTTTACCACGCGAAAAATATTTTTATCCGGCCTTTCAAAATCAATCAAAGGGACCATCCGTGCCAGGCCGTTTTGTGGCGTAAACTGAACGCCATTTACCATCCAGCCATATACTTTATGCAGGGTGGCAAAGTCGCTTTCTCCACCGGCAAGGCGCACGCCATCAAAAATTTGTGCAATTTCCTCTTCTGTTAAATCCGTCTGAGTGTCTGCTAAAAATTTTTTAAAGTCATTTGCTATTAAAACATCTCTTTTGGTGCGTGCCAGTTTATTGCCGGCAGAATAGATCCAGCCTTCTTCTTCCAAGAAAGACACAAAGGCGCTTTCAAATTCCGACTCAAAATAACGACCATTAAACTCTTTTAGTGCCGCCATTGTTATGCCTCCTTTTGGCCTTCTTCCATAGCGCCTTTAATTAGGATGGGACAGATATTTTTAATTAGCTCTTTCAGTTTTTCATTAATCGCACTTCTTTTTTGATATGAAGAAAATATATCAATGATATTTTGTTGAACAGTAATATGAGGTAATGGAATAGAAATTTCTTGCATATCTTGAAAAGTAAAAATATCCCTAGTAGTACCAAAAGCCATAAAACCTGCATATCGCTGGGTTTCTGAACGATTCATCCATATTAATAAATACTTTGGTAATAATTTGTTGGAATTCGTTATCTTAAAAACTTGATATGAATTAGAAACAACACAATCAGGACCCTCACGAAGAGCAATAGGTAATTTTGTATTGTGCGCTTTCATTACTTTATTAAAGGCAAATTGCCCTGTCCTAACAATACTTCCATTTTCAGAATCTTCGGCAATTCTTTTGGGATCTGTAAAGATATGATCGACTGTAACACCTTGGAACAAGTTAATTAAATTGTTGTCATTTTTTTCATGACATTCTTCAATATATGGGCCTATTTTTTCACAAGGCATTTTGCGGCGCAAGTCTTCAATATAGGCATCACAAACGAGTTTTAAATCGTCCAAGCCTTGCTCGTAACTTTTTTGGTTAGCCACCATTGCTTTATAAATATCCACATACTTCTGCTGAATTTCTATGGATGGGAGATCAATCTCAAATTCCCCCAAATTTGCAACCCTAAAATAATTACGAGCAGATCCAACAGCTTCAAACCAACATTTTCTAGCAAATTCATTACGCTTGACGAACATATTGAGATATTCTGGTAATATGATATCTGGCCGTTTTATAAAAAAAATTTCATACAAAGATGAGCAGATGGCTTTGTCAAAAAATATATTTAACGCTATGGAGTTGCGTTCCATTCTAGCAGGATTAAATACAAAATCATTTTTGTAGAAAACATTATAAACAGAAGTATCAGCACTATCTTGTTTGGGAGAAATAAATCCATCACAAGAAACCCCCCACGCTTGGATATTGGCTTCTCCATCATATTTTTCGCGGCGTTGTTCAATTAAATTCCCCAATTTATATTTAGTCAAGGCCATAACCAATACCCTTAAATGCACTTTCTAACAATTGTTGAGACTGTTTTTCTTGTTTCAAAAGTTCTTTCATTTCGGTCTGGATGCGAGACATTTCCTTGTTATAATCTATATCCAAGTCGTGGTCAATAAACTCTATATATTTGCTGGGGGTTAGCGCCCAGCCTTTTTGCTCAATTTCCGCAATGGAAACACTTCTGTAAAGTTCAGGCACTGCATAGTGGGCACCATCGGTGCCAGTGCTTTGCCATTTGTGGTATATTTCGGAGGCTTTTTCTATTTGTTGTGTAGATAAGCGCACCTTTTTTTTGTTTTCGTTCTTAACGGTGTTTTCCGTCCATTGGCGCAAATCCATAAACAAAATTTCGTGTTCACGGTTTCTTAACGTACGCCCGTGATATTCGCCACCCTTTTTATTTTGGTTCAAAATCCAGAGGGTTACGCTAATATCTGTTGTGATAAAAAGTTCCCGCGGAAGGACCACAATAGCTTCCACTTTGTCATTTTGTATTAATTTCTTGCGTATGGCTAACGTATCACTATCATTCAAGGCCCCGTTAGCCAGCAAAAAGCCGGCCACGCCGTCCGCAGGCTTTAAATGGGAAAGGATATGCAAGATCCACGCATAGTTTGCGTTACTTTCTGGCGGGAGGCCATAGTCGGCCCAGCGAGCATCATTTTTTAAATTCTCATTGTACCAACCTTTCAGGTTAAACGGCGGATTAGCCATGATATAGTTAAAATATAAGCCTTTATGCAAATCGTGCGTAAAGGAAGAGTCGTTCGTTTCCCCCAGGTTATGGCTTAGGCCGCGCAGAGCCAAGTTCATCTTGGCAAGGCGATAGGTGGCGG
The window above is part of the Elusimicrobium sp. An273 genome. Proteins encoded here:
- a CDS encoding helix-turn-helix transcriptional regulator, with amino-acid sequence MDNIIIQLEEYRLKHRITQQDLARKLGVSFVSVNRWLNGHARPQKLQVYQIKQLLQDKEVQYVK
- a CDS encoding recombinase family protein gives rise to the protein MLNKENQFQEKAVIFLRVSSIKQEDGYSLDAQEKLARSYAQRNNLQIVKMWKVQESAWGKKERKEFSAMLDFVKRNDSVKHVIFDVVDRMTRNDADKIRVIRLIREYHKSIHFSRTNQLLNDQTLDSNKEFMMDVEVAASKKLSNDIAYKTRMGMVEKAEQGIYPGNAPLGYINVTTKEKESIIEADPVNAPLVTELFEYASTGKYSLEELEEIFYGKGLRTKSRGNRVSLKSISKMLHSPFYYGVFKWGKKIYQGTHTPLVSKAVWDKTQDSLAAKAHRYDTRHNYPFNRLITCEHCGHYILGAKAKHKYLYYRCAHYNKDHKKSGYLTEARLAEQLADTIQDIELPKEVVEVLCKGLKQKGLRANQINAGTKQILQKELERVNGRIEALLDMYLDRKITDAAYQAKNRQLQEERERIEGELSRCTRSAEGAQRAVQGLAMLSGLKKCYREADNYGKADLLRAVGAKFLLTQDNQIVVEYKEPFKAIYEAKHLAQTDAKEAERDKKTALLNKGCLEIYDDKSAQGASQSCSRNYWGG
- a CDS encoding type I restriction endonuclease subunit R, producing the protein MAALKEFNGRYFESEFESAFVSFLEEEGWIYSAGNKLARTKRDVLIANDFKKFLADTQTDLTEEEIAQIFDGVRLAGGESDFATLHKVYGWMVNGVQFTPQNGLARMVPLIDFERPDKNIFRVVNQFAVEYTNNGQKECRRPDLVLFVNGLPLCVIELKNPADERATVYDAWEQITIRYWRDIPHLLHYCPLACISDGVKTRLGTVRTPYEHFYAWRRVNEGDKISSLPFAETQTMIKGVYNPVRFLEIFRDYIHFQDSIYDKDEKEIVCRYPQFFAARLLKRSIVKSVVSKSGKGGTYFGATGCGKTYTMAFLARQLALRCTDVPEIGSPTIILIVDRDDLQKQGARLFTKSTEFLNLGAVSIVKNRHVLREELKARQSGGFYICTIQKFCDRAEDKIGLINDRQNIICFSDEAHRTQLEHSREIKFSKDADENMKAVISKPYAKVLKEAFPHATFVGFTGTPIAETYQTFGDEIDRYTMDQAVADGLTVPIKYHPRIAKVLLNKEKVQEIESYYKKCADDGATAEDVAASKRAMSSMEVILGEPSRLERLAVDIHDHYVAACANDPDRVQKAMIVCSSRAIAYDLLLKFKEKYPEWFVAKKVPDGVTATAEELRELKPMPFMAMVASVGSNDKPEMYNYLGGVKNDKRSENLDTAFKQDKSNFRIVIVVDMWITGFDVPSLTYMYNDKPLKKHLLIQTISRVNRKYPGKEYGLIVDYIGIRDNMREAMKIYGGDSSVAPTADDVTQATKAFREELEILKKMFSGYDLTPFLSLDCEPGKRYSLLSKAAEYVFTSTQELQQEGKKKAQKVSFKTYFLSTVKRMRAAFDVCQPSGNLGEEENALAQCFMAVAGFVRKMSGTSDVDTDTMNRIVAKMVEEALKYNQVESVLESGEEEDLFSPEYFEKLSDVKMPATKLELLVKMLRKQIKEYSRVNQVAAKTFQEMLEKTIAEYHERRKTLTLEEAGETQEQASENIIKSATEQALDILRKMQENKESFRKLGLTFEEKAFYDILLSLRDQHNFEYGTDKKVNGLVINDKCKALAKKVKEIIDTQSSFADWLNNQRVRDQLKLEIKICLIKNGYPPQYSPEVFKKVMQQVENFEENAG
- a CDS encoding EAL domain-containing protein, which encodes MKKFSSFWQFSVLILLCTAVLSTGIFLYVNRLSTLLHNNTKTYLAEVAKQGVNTIESKIQDDFNLLQSIATAIGVIPNPTEQMITRLMKAESKTNNFKRMGFVYPDGIAVLSDDLLLDIHHEPHFTKAMAGTPNVSNLIKDASDGKNIFVESVPVYHQEKIIGVLFATRSTEEYTQALDIESFGGEGYSIIVRANGDKIVGASHKNAVSGMYNIFNSPDDPDHELAHNIQQALKNRRSGTIHYLSAEKGELHISYEPLKINDWYLFSVVPTAHLSAQLNAFITLLLILCLAIAVAGLVVWGYVFLQQKKNKEQLFNYAYVDPVTGFPNAEANRTAAEQLLKENPKGHYAMVALDVSKFKIFNEQHGYEVGNILLKHIARLIKNNLQPQELCTRIYGDYFAMLLKYTDEGTLKNRLELLGEQITNFQTENHHAYAVLLSFGVYPIEDKSMPIRVMYNRAAVAKSQIKGRYDQIVAFYKPDWQQKLEEEDFIERHMQHALKKGEMKVLLEPIVSLENGKIGAASVTAEWKIEKEKKTLYSRQFLPVFQKNGFIYQFDLFLFEQACKILAQWQKEKLPLIPLVINLANELFLDVHFVQHLTQKTTEYGILPKWIVIELTETAQTEFLPQLERAGAALRKAGFGLTVRYSGQGVTLSNIFQHLPVEGIKIAPGVWAPNASEKQQLLARAIVEMCRKLQVFLAAEGVQTPQETEHIKKLGFQFAQGSGLFPTVTAEKLAEQFPRTQENSK
- a CDS encoding restriction endonuclease subunit S, with product MALTKYKLGNLIEQRREKYDGEANIQAWGVSCDGFISPKQDSADTSVYNVFYKNDFVFNPARMERNSIALNIFFDKAICSSLYEIFFIKRPDIILPEYLNMFVKRNEFARKCWFEAVGSARNYFRVANLGEFEIDLPSIEIQQKYVDIYKAMVANQKSYEQGLDDLKLVCDAYIEDLRRKMPCEKIGPYIEECHEKNDNNLINLFQGVTVDHIFTDPKRIAEDSENGSIVRTGQFAFNKVMKAHNTKLPIALREGPDCVVSNSYQVFKITNSNKLLPKYLLIWMNRSETQRYAGFMAFGTTRDIFTFQDMQEISIPLPHITVQQNIIDIFSSYQKRSAINEKLKELIKNICPILIKGAMEEGQKEA
- a CDS encoding GmrSD restriction endonuclease domain-containing protein produces the protein MIISPHSLDTDLGQLLAEVATAKIQLPEFQRSWTWDDNRIKGIIASLSQGYPMGAIMRLQYGNPEIKFKYRTITGVKEQNVEPEYLILDGQQRLTSIFQAMYSTEPVKTKTDKNKEIQRYYYFSMEGCLNEEIDRFDAVISVPKDRKIKENFDRDVKLDLSTRDLEYQHKMFPVNIIFDSSRWMDWIFKYRDFYKDDKAACDLLEKFQNAVVNTIKSYKLPVITLDKSTPREAVCKVFENVNTGGVPLTVFELVTATFATYTNPETKEGFDLRKDWKECRDSIQDIGAPLRTDILDDIDETSFLTAVTLYTSYKDKQEGKVGTVSCKKKDVLALNFDSYCKNRAQVVEGFKLAKEFLLKYQYVFRRKDLPYTTQIIPLAAICAFLGRSKCNEPNIVNILTRWYWCGILGEMYGGANETRYANDIEDVIEEVNGRPNPARTINAAFFSATRLLTLQTRLSAAYKGIMALIYKEQCHDFINNTTMDIVHSLSEAPDIHHIFPEDYCKKQGIDKMRYNSIVNKTPILLATNRSIGGDAPSVYIDRILKKVNGLTEEMLKSRIESHLINYTALKNNDFNTYFIDRAKKILIIIEKAMGKTVSDKNSENTIKQFGVSLE